The Sardina pilchardus chromosome 19, fSarPil1.1, whole genome shotgun sequence genome window below encodes:
- the hus1 gene encoding checkpoint protein HUS1 isoform X1 yields MKFRSKMIDVGCLNHFTRVVNTIAKLNKTCVLRLTPDNLYFVLSGKVSNGGVSMWCELLQVNFFDEYQIEGVAPDANEICLELAPENISRALKTAQNAKSVKIKLTKKHCPCLTLAAELPSLSSVSRIVTHDIPVDVIPRRMWHDFKEPSMPDFDVSIYLPPLKTMKSVVDRMKNLSNYLVIEANLSGEMNLKIETDLVSVTTHFKDLGNPPWGDEASQSGGQRRGAEAMAHTRVDIRKLQQFLAGQQVNPSKAMCNIVHKRIVHLILLHEDVSLQYFIPAVA; encoded by the exons ATGAAGTTCCGATCAAAAATGATTGACGTGGGATGTCTTAATCACTTCACGC GTGTTGTGAACACGATTGCTAAACTGAACAAGACCTGCGTCCTTCGACTCACTCCTGACAACCTCTACTTTGTGCTGTCCGGGAAGGTGTCCAACGGTGGAGTCAGCATGTGGTGCGAGTTATTACAG GTTAACTTCTTTGATGAATATCAGATAGAGGGCGTGGCACCAGATGCCAATGAGATATGTCTGGAGTTGGCACCAGAGAACATCTCCAGGGCGCTGAAGACGGCCCAGAACGCCAAGTCCGTCAAGATCAAACTGACCAAGAAACACTGTCCCTGCCTCACCCTCGCTGCAGAGCTG CCCTCGCTGTCCAGTGTGAGTCGAATTGTCACGCACGATATCCCAGTGGACGTCATACCCCGACGTATGTGGCACGACTTCAAAGAGCCCAGCATGCCAGACTTTGAC GTCAGCATATATTTGCCTCCTCTCAAAACAATGAAGAGTGTTGTGGACAGGATGAAGAACCTGTCCAACTATTTG GTCATTGAAGCAAACCTCAGTGGTGAGATGAATCTGAAGATTGAGACTGACTTGGTGTCTGTCACAACGCACTTCAAAGACCTTGGGAACCCACCGTGGG GTGACGAGGCGTCCCAGAGCGGGGGTCAGAGGCGAGGTGCGGAGgccatggcacacacacgcgtggaCATCAGGAAGCTGCAGCAGTTCCTCGCCGGCCAGCAGGTCAACCCCAGCAAAGCCATGTGCA ACATCGTTCACAAGCGAATTGTGCACTTGATTCTGCTCCACGAGGACGTGTCCCTGCAGTACTTCATACCTGCCGTGGCATGA
- the hus1 gene encoding checkpoint protein HUS1 isoform X2 produces the protein MWCELLQVNFFDEYQIEGVAPDANEICLELAPENISRALKTAQNAKSVKIKLTKKHCPCLTLAAELPSLSSVSRIVTHDIPVDVIPRRMWHDFKEPSMPDFDVSIYLPPLKTMKSVVDRMKNLSNYLVIEANLSGEMNLKIETDLVSVTTHFKDLGNPPWGDEASQSGGQRRGAEAMAHTRVDIRKLQQFLAGQQVNPSKAMCNIVHKRIVHLILLHEDVSLQYFIPAVA, from the exons ATGTGGTGCGAGTTATTACAG GTTAACTTCTTTGATGAATATCAGATAGAGGGCGTGGCACCAGATGCCAATGAGATATGTCTGGAGTTGGCACCAGAGAACATCTCCAGGGCGCTGAAGACGGCCCAGAACGCCAAGTCCGTCAAGATCAAACTGACCAAGAAACACTGTCCCTGCCTCACCCTCGCTGCAGAGCTG CCCTCGCTGTCCAGTGTGAGTCGAATTGTCACGCACGATATCCCAGTGGACGTCATACCCCGACGTATGTGGCACGACTTCAAAGAGCCCAGCATGCCAGACTTTGAC GTCAGCATATATTTGCCTCCTCTCAAAACAATGAAGAGTGTTGTGGACAGGATGAAGAACCTGTCCAACTATTTG GTCATTGAAGCAAACCTCAGTGGTGAGATGAATCTGAAGATTGAGACTGACTTGGTGTCTGTCACAACGCACTTCAAAGACCTTGGGAACCCACCGTGGG GTGACGAGGCGTCCCAGAGCGGGGGTCAGAGGCGAGGTGCGGAGgccatggcacacacacgcgtggaCATCAGGAAGCTGCAGCAGTTCCTCGCCGGCCAGCAGGTCAACCCCAGCAAAGCCATGTGCA ACATCGTTCACAAGCGAATTGTGCACTTGATTCTGCTCCACGAGGACGTGTCCCTGCAGTACTTCATACCTGCCGTGGCATGA